GCGTTGCAAGTGTGGAGGCACAAGCTCATCGTGTTCCGACATTAAAAACACCGCGGGCAAATTGCATTTCGCAGCGTTCGCGCGGGCATTGAGTGTCTCGGGCAAGTGGGCCACGAGGCGTTGCATCCACGATCGGGAGGCATAGCGGTCGGCCACCCCGAGGATCGTGTTGGCTAGGTCAGGCGGATTTCTTAGCCACAGCAGGCAGTTGTCCACGTCCAGGTTCGGTGGCTGCCACTGCGGCAACCGCGCCGCGAGCGAGAGTGCGGGCAGGCAACCGAGACTGTTTCCGCACAACCAGATCTGAGTTCGCGAACCACCACGCGCACCGACGACTTGGGAGGCGAATTCTTCTGCGGCAGGAACCAGCTTTGCGAGGCTGGCCCGCCCGCCGCTACGGCCGTATCCCGGTGGATTCCATGTCCAGACCTCGTAGTGCTGACCCGGTTCAACTGAATTTGCCGACCGTGGTGAGCAGCCACTCGTCGTGTCGTCCTTCTCCGACCGACCACTCGACGGGTCAGGCTGGCCGGGGAGGTCGTTAGTCAGTCGAGCCGCGATTAGGTTGGCGGGAAACGGTGACGATCGCTCAGCACGCCCTGCAGTACCGGGGAACTTGATGAGGAGTGTTGCGGGGTGCGGGACGCTCGACCAGTCCGTGAGCTCGGTGGCGTCCTTGGGAATCTTAGACGA
This genomic window from Allorhodopirellula heiligendammensis contains:
- a CDS encoding alpha/beta hydrolase; translated protein: MQKHLPLQSHPSLQPDVKPIIRPLSSLRNRFLDRCVLRPSMHIIDPGEQTRCNLPLHLPGSKQTTNLETFVATNLTGDAALSSKIPKDATELTDWSSVPHPATLLIKFPGTAGRAERSSPFPANLIAARLTNDLPGQPDPSSGRSEKDDTTSGCSPRSANSVEPGQHYEVWTWNPPGYGRSGGRASLAKLVPAAEEFASQVVGARGGSRTQIWLCGNSLGCLPALSLAARLPQWQPPNLDVDNCLLWLRNPPDLANTILGVADRYASRSWMQRLVAHLPETLNARANAAKCNLPAVFLMSEHDELVPPHLQRGIHEAYRGAHRVVMLAELGHSGAIEEQHRGEVQAAVDWLLATTAS